One window of Halopseudomonas maritima genomic DNA carries:
- a CDS encoding ABC transporter substrate-binding protein, translating into MSLRKRLSRTAGLSLALSLAVGSLLPLSVQAVEDLEKEDLKFGFIKLTDMAPLAIAYEKGFFEDEGLYVSLEAQANWKVLLDRVIDGELDGAHMLAGQPLGATIGFGTQADIITAFSMDLNGNGITVSNDVWAQMKKHIPLDADGKPQHPISAAALKPVIEQYRADGKPFNMGMVFPVSTHNYELRYWLAAGGIHPGYYAPHKGDTSGQIDAQALLSVTPPPQMPATLEAGTIYGYCVGEPWNQQAVFKGIGVPVITDYEIWKNNPEKVFGVSQAWADENPNTHIAVVKALIRAAAWLDADNNANRGEAVEILSQPAYVGADAEVIANSMTGTFEYEKGDVRQVPDFNVFFRYNATYPYYSDAIWYLTQMRRWGQIGQAQPDSWYMDVAKKVYRPDIYAQAAQELIDEGTLPAEAFPDFASETGFKPVTSEFIDGVSYDGSQPNAYLQQFEIGLKGDTQL; encoded by the coding sequence ATGAGTCTACGCAAACGTCTTTCACGCACTGCCGGTCTTTCCCTGGCCCTGTCACTGGCTGTCGGCAGCCTGCTGCCGCTATCGGTGCAGGCGGTCGAGGATCTGGAGAAGGAAGACCTGAAATTCGGCTTTATCAAGCTAACCGACATGGCCCCGCTGGCTATCGCCTACGAAAAGGGCTTTTTCGAGGACGAGGGGCTGTATGTCAGCCTCGAAGCGCAGGCCAACTGGAAGGTGTTGCTGGATCGGGTCATCGACGGCGAGCTGGATGGCGCGCACATGCTGGCCGGCCAGCCGCTGGGCGCGACCATTGGCTTCGGCACCCAGGCGGACATCATTACCGCCTTCTCCATGGACCTGAACGGCAACGGCATCACCGTTTCCAACGATGTTTGGGCGCAGATGAAAAAACACATCCCGCTGGATGCCGACGGCAAACCCCAGCACCCGATCAGCGCCGCGGCACTCAAACCGGTGATCGAGCAGTACCGCGCGGACGGCAAGCCGTTCAATATGGGCATGGTATTTCCGGTATCCACCCACAACTACGAGCTGCGCTACTGGCTGGCGGCCGGCGGTATCCACCCCGGCTACTACGCGCCGCACAAGGGCGATACCTCGGGGCAGATCGACGCCCAGGCGTTGCTGTCGGTCACGCCGCCGCCGCAGATGCCCGCGACCCTGGAAGCCGGCACCATCTACGGCTACTGCGTGGGTGAGCCCTGGAACCAGCAGGCGGTGTTCAAGGGTATTGGCGTGCCGGTGATCACCGACTATGAAATCTGGAAGAACAACCCGGAGAAGGTGTTTGGTGTCAGCCAGGCGTGGGCGGATGAAAACCCCAACACCCACATCGCGGTGGTCAAGGCGCTGATCCGCGCTGCGGCCTGGCTGGATGCCGACAACAACGCCAACCGTGGCGAAGCGGTGGAGATTCTGTCGCAACCGGCCTATGTGGGCGCCGACGCCGAGGTGATTGCCAACTCGATGACCGGCACCTTTGAGTACGAGAAGGGTGACGTGCGCCAAGTGCCCGACTTCAATGTGTTCTTCCGCTACAACGCGACCTATCCCTACTACTCCGACGCCATCTGGTATCTGACGCAGATGCGCCGCTGGGGGCAGATTGGTCAGGCGCAGCCGGACAGCTGGTACATGGATGTCGCCAAAAAAGTCTACCGCCCGGACATCTACGCCCAGGCCGCGCAGGAGCTGATTGACGAAGGCACGCTGCCGGCGGAGGCCTTCCCCGACTTTGCCAGCGAGACCGGTTTCAAGCCGGTGACCAGCGAGTTCATCGATGGCGTGAGTTACGACGGTAGCCAGCCCAACGCCTATCTGCAGCAGTTCGAGATTGGCCTGAAGGGCGACACCCAACTGTAA
- a CDS encoding alginate export family protein, protein MQQQKGMWLAVGGGALMLAMASAPAQAEVSSLSEAVSEGKVGLDFRYRYEYVDQDGIERSADASTLRSRINFGTAAWQGVSAFIEVDDVTVIGSERYNNATGLPSADTRYPVVADPDGTEVNQAWLSYGGLADTSLTFGRQRIIYDNARFIGNVGWRQNEQTYDGFSLSNSSLSDTTLNYAYVYNVNRIFGEDSPNADLDTRAHFVNLAYDGFATSRLVGYGYFLDLQDAPAASNKTLGLRLTGAPTVAADLGLSYVLEYARQSDYADGGNIGADYWLGELGIKLGGWQLTGGYELLGADDSAFSTPLATGHAFNGWADKFLATPAEGLEDRYLRLDGSLAGFKLSARYHDFSADRGSAEYGSEIDLQAARSVGDVTLLAKYASYRADDFATDTDKLWLMAQVAF, encoded by the coding sequence ATGCAGCAGCAAAAAGGGATGTGGTTGGCCGTTGGCGGCGGCGCGCTGATGCTGGCAATGGCCAGTGCGCCGGCTCAGGCCGAGGTTAGCTCGCTGTCTGAGGCGGTCAGTGAGGGCAAGGTGGGGCTGGATTTTCGCTATCGCTACGAATACGTCGATCAGGACGGTATTGAGCGCAGCGCTGATGCCTCCACGCTGCGCAGCCGAATCAACTTTGGTACCGCGGCCTGGCAGGGTGTAAGCGCCTTTATCGAGGTGGATGATGTCACCGTGATCGGCAGTGAGCGTTACAACAACGCCACCGGTCTGCCCAGTGCCGATACCCGTTACCCGGTGGTCGCTGACCCGGACGGCACCGAAGTGAACCAGGCCTGGCTGAGCTACGGTGGGCTCGCTGACACCAGTCTGACGTTTGGCCGTCAACGCATCATCTACGACAACGCCCGCTTTATCGGCAACGTTGGCTGGCGTCAGAACGAGCAGACCTACGACGGCTTCAGCCTGAGCAACAGCAGCCTGAGTGATACCACGCTCAACTACGCCTACGTGTACAACGTCAACCGCATCTTTGGCGAAGACTCACCCAACGCTGATCTGGATACCCGGGCGCATTTCGTCAATCTCGCCTATGACGGCTTTGCCACTTCACGTCTGGTTGGCTACGGCTACTTCCTCGACCTGCAGGACGCGCCGGCGGCCTCCAACAAAACCCTGGGCCTGCGCCTGACCGGCGCGCCGACGGTCGCCGCCGACCTGGGCCTGAGCTACGTGCTGGAGTACGCGCGGCAAAGTGATTATGCGGACGGCGGCAACATCGGCGCCGATTACTGGCTGGGTGAGCTGGGGATCAAGCTGGGTGGCTGGCAGCTGACGGGTGGCTACGAGCTGCTGGGCGCCGACGATTCTGCCTTCAGCACCCCGCTGGCCACCGGGCATGCCTTCAACGGCTGGGCTGACAAGTTTCTCGCCACCCCGGCAGAGGGTCTGGAAGACCGTTACCTGCGCCTGGATGGCAGCCTCGCCGGCTTCAAGCTGAGCGCCCGCTATCACGACTTTTCCGCCGACCGCGGCAGTGCTGAGTACGGCAGCGAAATAGATCTGCAGGCCGCTCGCAGCGTTGGCGATGTGACGCTGCTGGCCAAGTACGCCAGCTACCGCGCCGACGACTTTGCAACCGATACCGACAAGCTCTGGCTGATGGCGCAAGTCGCCTTCTAA